From Tripterygium wilfordii isolate XIE 37 chromosome 13, ASM1340144v1, whole genome shotgun sequence, the proteins below share one genomic window:
- the LOC120013521 gene encoding transcriptional regulator ATRX produces the protein MRLATKPISSPGRTEKFPPPLMRFLRTNVGSKSRGRSRSSPMFVLRKKSTVIEAQEPSSPKVTCMGQVRVRRSKQSGTNSSTRTRASRTNTSGRRRCKWIRNSLSCYFVNKKFKKPKSLKTVWRKWVLFFHVDFKGRRRSKTREDSPKIESRFGNKSEDLEQDDDREDIEEKASRVYASSSISSPPKNALLLTRSRSAPYRSSSLASRFWGSPLANEETEQQKQEEEEEQTEQDESREDENPTSNTESIGEDSGPNSRRDPEMDPNNILKFTDIDGAESESVRERFSSDARIEEVKSTEEVENARPWKLTRCKSEPARIAATLDPDPELSFWKKRRR, from the exons atgaGGCTGGCGACAAAGCCCATATCGAGTCCGGGTAGGACCGAGAAGTTCCCGCCGCCGTTGATGAGATTCTTGAGAACCAATGTTGGGAGCAAAAGCAGAGGGAGGTCACGTTCAAGCCCAATGTTTGTTCTTCGGAAGAAGAGCACCGTCATTGAGGCTCAAGAGCCATCATCTCCGAAGGTCACTTGCATGGGTCAAGTCCGGGTCAGGCGGTCCAAACAATCCGGAACCAACTCCTCTACTCGTACTCGAGCTAGCCGGACCAACACCTCGGGTCGACGCCGCTGCAAATGGATCCGGAACTCACTGTCTTGCTACTTTGTCAACAAGAAATTCAAGAAGCCCAAGTCGTTAAAAACCGTTTGGCGCAAATGGGTGCTCTTCTTTCATGTGGATTtcaagggaagaagaagaagcaaaacgAGAGAAGATTCTCCGAAAATTGAATCGAGATTTGGGAATAAGAGTGAAGATCTAGAACAAGACGACGACCGAGAAGATATAGAGGAAAAAGCTAGTAGAGTATACGCATCTTCGTCAATTTCTTCACCGCCGAAGAACGCGTTGTTGTTGACTAGAAGCCGATCTGCGCCGTACAGGTCCTCATCGTTAGCGAGTAGATTTTGGGGCTCACCTTTAGCTAATGAAGAAACGGAACagcaaaaacaagaagaagaagaggagcagACAGAGCAGGATGAGAGCAGAGaagatgagaatcccacatcaaaTACAGAGTCCATAGGCGAAGATTCGGGTCCAAATTCAAGAAGGGATCCGGAAATGGACCCAAATAACATCTTAAAATTCACAGATATCGATGGTGCAGAATCAGAATCCGTCAGAGAGAGATTTTCTAGTGATGCGAGAATTGAAGAAGTGAAATCAACGGAGGAGGTGGAGAATGCAAGGCCTTGGAAACTCACACGGTGTAAGTCAGAACCGGCGAGAATCGCAGCGACGCTGGATCCTGATCCGGAGTTGAGCTTCTGGAAGAAAAGAAG ACGATAA
- the LOC120013534 gene encoding importin subunit alpha-9 — MADDGVVSHKRDPIKSSVGNVAGHRRRQHAVTVGKERRESLVRAKRLCRDGTSSDVDVPFDNDMIIEEEQSILDAQTSSAVEELKSAVAFQGKGAMQKRVSALQELRRLLSRSECPPIEAALEAGAMSPLVQCLTFGSPDEQLLEAAWCLTNIAAGKPEETKALLPALPLLIAHLGEKSSLPVAEQCAWALGNVAGEGEELRNVLLSQGVLPPLARMMLPNKGSTVRTAAWALSNLIKGPDPKAATELIRVDGVLDAILRHLKKADEELATEVAWVVVYLSALSNVATSMLVKNDVLQLLVQRLATSNSLQLLIPVLRSLGNLVAGDSYITSAVLVPGRDITGNVIEVLVKCLKSEHRVLKKEAAWVLSNIAAGSVEHKQFIYASEAASLLLRLLSTAPFDVRKEVAYVLGNLCVAPAEADGKPYLILDHLVSLVGRGCLPGFIDLVRSADTEAARLGLQFMELVLRGMPNGEGPKLVEREDGIDAMERFQFHENEDLRNMANGLVDRYFGKDYGLDD, encoded by the exons ATGGCCGACGACGGCGTGGTTTCTCACAAAAGAGACCCCATTAAATCCTCAG TTGGCAATGTTGCGGGGCATAGGAGACGGCAACATGCAGTTACCGTggggaaagaaagaagagaatcgCTGGTGCGAGCGAAGCGCCTGTGCAGAGATGGGACTAGCAGTGACGTTGATGTTCCTTTTGATAATGATATGATAATTGAGGAAGAGCAATCAATTTTGGATGCTCAAACTTCTTCAGCAGTGGAAGAATTGAAATCTGCTGTTGCTTTCCA GGGAAAGGGTGCTATGCAGAAGAGGGTTAGTGCCCTTCAGGAATTAAGGCGCTTACTGTCAAGATCTGAATGCCCTCCAATTGAAGCTGCTCTAGAAGCCGGAGCAATGTCCCCATTGGTGCAGTGTCTTACATTTGGTTCGCCAGATGAGCag TTGCTCGAAGCAGCTTGGTGCCTTACAAACATAGCTGCTGGAAAACCTGAGGAAACAAAAGCTCTGTTGCCTGCATTACCATTGCTTATTGCTCATCTTGGAG AAAAGAGTTCCTTGCCCGTGGCTGAGCAGTGTGCCTGGGCACTGGGAAACGTTGCTGGCGAAGGTGAGGAGTTGAGAAATGTTTTGCTGTCCCAAGGAGTATTACCACCTCTTGCAAGAATGATGCTACCAAACAAGGGCTCAACTGTGAGAACAGCTGCTTGGGCATTGTCAAACTTAATCAAG GGACCAGATCCTAAAGCTGCTACAGAACTCATTAGAGTTGATGGAGTGCTGGATGCAATTCTTCGGCACTTGAAAAAAGC GGATGAGGAGTTGGCTACCGAAGTAGCATGGGTAGTTGTGTATCTCTCAGCCCTTTCAAATGTTGCTACCAGTATGCTGGTGAAGAATGATGTTCTTCAACTACTTGTGCAAAGGTTGGCAACATCAAATAGTTTGCAATTGCTCATACCG GTGCTAAGAAGTCTAGGAAATCTTGTAGCTGGTGATTCGTACATAACTTCCGCTGTTCTTGTCCCTGGACGTGATATTACAG GTAATGTCATTGAAGTCCTTGTTAAATGTTTGAAGAGTGAGCACAGAGTTTTAAAGAAG GAAGCAGCTTGGGTGCTTTCTAACATTGCTGCTGGTTCTGTTGAACACAAGCAATTTATTTATGCCAGTGAGGCGGCATCTTTATTACTGCGCCTTCTTTCAACTGCACCATTTGATGTTAGAAAGGAAGTTGCTTATGTCTTGGGCAACCTATGTGTTGCCCCAGCAGAAGCTGATGGAAAGCCATACTTAATCTTGGACCACTTGGTTTCACTTGTTGGTAGAGGATGCCTCCCTGGTTTTATTGATTTAGTAAGGTCTGCTGATACTGAGGCTGCAAGACTAGGACTTCAATTCATGGAGCTG GTTCTAAGGGGTATGCCAAATGGTGAGGGGCCAAAGCTTGTTGAGCGAGAGGATGGGATTGATGCAATGGAAAGATTTCAATTCCATGAAAATGAAGATCTTAGAAATATGGCAAATGGTCTTGTAGACAGATACTTTGGGAAGGACTACGGACTTGATGATTAA
- the LOC120013522 gene encoding cell number regulator 8-like, which yields MANNSKVNNQEESNPLLDEHLEVNGTKSDKTAKADDTKTAKKAVAPESGVPEYGWTANGMPLGDGSVMGEPMGRAHWDSSLCACLGRNDDFCSSDLEVCLLGSVAPCVLYGSNVERLGSVPGTFSNHCFPYTGLYLIGNSFFGWNCLAPLFSYPTRTAIRRKFNLEGSCEALNRSCGCCGSCVEDELQRELFESTCDLTTHICCHPCALCQEGREIRRRLPHPGFSAQPVLVMIPPGEQSMGRGA from the exons ATGGCTAACAACAGCAAAGTTAACAATCAGGAGGAATCAAACCCTCTTCTCGACGAACATCTGGAAGTGAATGGCACCAAATCAGACAAAACCGCTAAGGCTGACGACACCAAGACGGCCAAGAAGGCGGTGGCTCCGGAATCGGGTGTTCCGGAATACGGTTGGACCGCTAATGGGATGCCTTTAGGGGACGGAAGCGTGATGGGCGAGCCTATGGGCCGGGCCCATTGGGATTCCAGCCTCTGTGCTTGCCTCGGCCGCAACGATGACTTCTGTAGCAGCGATCTTGAAGTTT GTCTTCTTGGAAGTGTGGCACCATGTGTTCTGTATGGAAGCAATGTCGAGCGACTTGGATCTGTCCCTGGGACATTTTCAAATCATTGCTTTCCTTACACTGGTCTGTACCTGATTGGTAATAGCTTTTTTGGGTGGAACTGCCTTGCACCACTATTTTCGTATCCTACTCGTACAGCTATTCGCCGGAAGTTTAACCTAGAG GGTAGCTGCGAAGCACTGAATAGGTCATGTGGATGCTGTGGTAGCTGCGTGGAAGATGAGTTGCAGCGTGAACTCTTTGAGTCTACATGTGATTTGACGACTCATATATGCTGCCACCCATGTGCCCTTTGCCAGGAAGGTCGTGAGATCCGTCGTAGGTTGCCTCATCCTGGGTTCAGTGCCCAACCAGTACTAGTCATGATCCCTCCCGGAGAGCAGTCCATGGGCCGTGGAGCTTGA